In a single window of the Oryctolagus cuniculus chromosome 9, mOryCun1.1, whole genome shotgun sequence genome:
- the ETFRF1 gene encoding electron transfer flavoprotein regulatory factor 1, translating into MNMANSLRGEVLNLYKNLLYLGREYPKGADYFKRRLKNVFLKNKDVKDPEKIRELIGRGEFVMKELEALYFLRKYRAMKQRYYSDTNKTN; encoded by the exons ATGAACATGGCCAATTCTTTAAGAGGAGAAGTACtgaatctttacaaaaat ctgCTGTATCTTGGACGAGAATATCCAAAAGGAGCAGACTATTTTAAAAGGCGTCTGAAGAatgttttccttaaaaacaaagatGTGAAGGACCCAGAGAAGATCAGAGAACTTATTGGACGGGGCGAATTTGTGATGAAAGAGTTAGAAGCCTTATACTTCCTTAGGAAATACAGAGCTATGAAACAACGCTATTACTCAGATACCAACAAAACTAACTGA